A window from Urocitellus parryii isolate mUroPar1 chromosome 1, mUroPar1.hap1, whole genome shotgun sequence encodes these proteins:
- the Thap4 gene encoding peroxynitrite isomerase THAP4 isoform X1, whose amino-acid sequence MVICCAAVNCSNRQGKGEKRAVSFHRFPLKDSKRLIQWLKAVQRENWTPTKYSFLCSEHFTKDSFSKRLEDQHRLLKPTAVPSIFHLTEKKRGAAGHGRTRRKDASKASGAMRGRGSTAAGRGAVSTSPSSGGTLMAQPEPRKLKRATLQGEATPRTPPDPSIQEQAQQCLGKTPGDGPSATRAGSQGEEGACAEEARGQNAGATWAEGGGADRSGVSAEDFTPPGSGACRFIGSLHSYSFSSKHTRERPSVPREPIDRKRLKRDVEPSCSGSSLGPDKSVAQSPPRSSLTATPQKPSQSPSAPPTDVTPKPAAEAVQSQQSDASPMSINEVILSASGACKLIDSLHSYCFSARQSKSQVCCLREQVEKKNGELKSLRQRVSRSDSQVRKLREKLDQLRRASFPYLSGLLPPSREPPKMNPVVEPLSWMLGTWLSDPPGAGTFPTLQPFQYLEEVHISHVGQPMLNFSFNSFHPDTRKPMHRECGFIRLKPDTNKVAFISAQNTGVVEVEEGEVNGQELCIASHSIARISFAKEPHVEQITRKFRLNSEGKLEQTVSMATTTQPLTQHLHVTYKKVTL is encoded by the exons ATGGTGATCTGCTGCGCGGCCGTGAACTGCTCCAACCGGCAGGGCAAGGGCGAAAAGCGCGCCGTCTCCTTCCACAG GTTCCCCCTAAAGGACTCAAAACGCCTGATCCAGTGGTTAAAAGCTGTTCAGAGGGAAAACTGGACCCCCACTAAGTATTCGTTCCTCTGTAGTGAACATTTCACCAAAGACAGCTTCTCCAAAAGGCTGGAGGACCAGCACCGCCTGCTCAAGCCCACAGCAGTGCCCTCCATCTTCCACCTGACTGAGAAGAAGAGGGGGGCTGCAGGCCATGGCCGGACTCGGAGAAAGGACGCCAGCAAGGCCTCGGGGGCCATGAGGGGCCGTGGGAGCACAGCCGCCGGGAGAGGGGCCGTGAGCACCTCTCCCTCCTCTGGTGGAACCCTGATGGCCCAGCCAGAGCCCCGCAAGCTGAAGCGAGCCACTCTGCAGGGTGAGGCCACACCCAGGACCCCCCCAGATCCCAGCATCCAGGAGCAGGCCCAGCAGTGTCTGGGGAAGACCCCAGGAGATGGACCATCGGCCACCAGGGCAGGCAGCCAGGGAGAAGAAGGAGCATGTGCGGAGGAAGCCAGGGGCCAGAATGCTGGCGCCACCTGGGCCGAGGGTGGCGGGGCAGACCGGAGCGGGGTGTCCGCAGAAGATTTCACTCCCCCAGGGTCTGGGGCCTGCAGGTTCATTGGCTCACTGCATTCCTACAGTTTCTCCTCCAAACACACTCGAGAGAGGCCTTCTGTTCCCCGAGAGCCCATTGACCGAAAGAGGCTGAAGAGAGACGTGGAGCCCAGTTGCAGCGGGAGTAGCCTGGGGCCGGACAAGAGTGTGGCCCAAAGCCCTCCGAGGTCCTCACTCACTGCCACGCCACAGAAGCCTTCCCAGAGCCCCTCTGCCCCGCCCACCGATGTCACCCCGAAGCCAGCTGCGGAGGCCGTGCAGAGCCAGCAGAGCGATGCCAGCCCCATGTCCATCAACGAGGTCATCTTGTCTGCATCGGGGGCCTGCAAGCTCATCGACTCGCTGCACTCCTACTGCTTCTCTGCCCGTCAGAGCAAGAGCCAGGTGTGCTGCCTGCGGGAGCAGGTGGAGAAGAAGAATGGCGAGCTCAAGAGCCTGCGGCAGAGGGTCAGCCGTTCCGACAGCCAGGTGCGCAAGCTGCGAGAGAAGCTGGACCAGCTCAGGAGAGCGAGCTTCCCCTACCTGAGCGGCCTGCTGCCCCCCAGCCGCG AGCCTCCCAAGATGAACCCAGTGGTGGAGCCGCTGTCTTGGATGCTGGGGACCTGGCTGTCTGACCCTCCCGGAGCTGGGACCTTTCCCACCCTGCAGCCCTTCCAGTACCTGGAAGAGGTGCACATCTCCCATGTGGGCCAGCCCATGTTGAACTTCTC GTTCAACTCCTTCCACCCTGACACGCGCAAACCCATGCACAGAGAATGTGGCTTTATCCGCCTCAAGCCCGATACCAACAAGGTGGCCTTCATCAGCGCCCAGAACACAG GCgtcgtggaggtggaggagggtgaGGTGAATGGGCAGGAGCTGTGCATCGCATCCCACTCCATCGCCAGGATCTCCTTCGCCAAGGAGCCCCACGTGGAGCAG ATTACCCGAAAATTCAGGCTGAATTCTGAAGGCAAACTTGAACAGACAGTGTCCATGGCAACCACCACACAGCCACTGACCCAGCATCTTCATGTCACCTACAAGAAGGTGACACTGTAG
- the Thap4 gene encoding peroxynitrite isomerase THAP4 isoform X3, translating into MRGRGSTAAGRGAVSTSPSSGGTLMAQPEPRKLKRATLQGEATPRTPPDPSIQEQAQQCLGKTPGDGPSATRAGSQGEEGACAEEARGQNAGATWAEGGGADRSGVSAEDFTPPGSGACRFIGSLHSYSFSSKHTRERPSVPREPIDRKRLKRDVEPSCSGSSLGPDKSVAQSPPRSSLTATPQKPSQSPSAPPTDVTPKPAAEAVQSQQSDASPMSINEVILSASGACKLIDSLHSYCFSARQSKSQVCCLREQVEKKNGELKSLRQRVSRSDSQVRKLREKLDQLRRASFPYLSGLLPPSREPPKMNPVVEPLSWMLGTWLSDPPGAGTFPTLQPFQYLEEVHISHVGQPMLNFSFNSFHPDTRKPMHRECGFIRLKPDTNKVAFISAQNTGVVEVEEGEVNGQELCIASHSIARISFAKEPHVEQITRKFRLNSEGKLEQTVSMATTTQPLTQHLHVTYKKVTL; encoded by the exons ATGAGGGGCCGTGGGAGCACAGCCGCCGGGAGAGGGGCCGTGAGCACCTCTCCCTCCTCTGGTGGAACCCTGATGGCCCAGCCAGAGCCCCGCAAGCTGAAGCGAGCCACTCTGCAGGGTGAGGCCACACCCAGGACCCCCCCAGATCCCAGCATCCAGGAGCAGGCCCAGCAGTGTCTGGGGAAGACCCCAGGAGATGGACCATCGGCCACCAGGGCAGGCAGCCAGGGAGAAGAAGGAGCATGTGCGGAGGAAGCCAGGGGCCAGAATGCTGGCGCCACCTGGGCCGAGGGTGGCGGGGCAGACCGGAGCGGGGTGTCCGCAGAAGATTTCACTCCCCCAGGGTCTGGGGCCTGCAGGTTCATTGGCTCACTGCATTCCTACAGTTTCTCCTCCAAACACACTCGAGAGAGGCCTTCTGTTCCCCGAGAGCCCATTGACCGAAAGAGGCTGAAGAGAGACGTGGAGCCCAGTTGCAGCGGGAGTAGCCTGGGGCCGGACAAGAGTGTGGCCCAAAGCCCTCCGAGGTCCTCACTCACTGCCACGCCACAGAAGCCTTCCCAGAGCCCCTCTGCCCCGCCCACCGATGTCACCCCGAAGCCAGCTGCGGAGGCCGTGCAGAGCCAGCAGAGCGATGCCAGCCCCATGTCCATCAACGAGGTCATCTTGTCTGCATCGGGGGCCTGCAAGCTCATCGACTCGCTGCACTCCTACTGCTTCTCTGCCCGTCAGAGCAAGAGCCAGGTGTGCTGCCTGCGGGAGCAGGTGGAGAAGAAGAATGGCGAGCTCAAGAGCCTGCGGCAGAGGGTCAGCCGTTCCGACAGCCAGGTGCGCAAGCTGCGAGAGAAGCTGGACCAGCTCAGGAGAGCGAGCTTCCCCTACCTGAGCGGCCTGCTGCCCCCCAGCCGCG AGCCTCCCAAGATGAACCCAGTGGTGGAGCCGCTGTCTTGGATGCTGGGGACCTGGCTGTCTGACCCTCCCGGAGCTGGGACCTTTCCCACCCTGCAGCCCTTCCAGTACCTGGAAGAGGTGCACATCTCCCATGTGGGCCAGCCCATGTTGAACTTCTC GTTCAACTCCTTCCACCCTGACACGCGCAAACCCATGCACAGAGAATGTGGCTTTATCCGCCTCAAGCCCGATACCAACAAGGTGGCCTTCATCAGCGCCCAGAACACAG GCgtcgtggaggtggaggagggtgaGGTGAATGGGCAGGAGCTGTGCATCGCATCCCACTCCATCGCCAGGATCTCCTTCGCCAAGGAGCCCCACGTGGAGCAG ATTACCCGAAAATTCAGGCTGAATTCTGAAGGCAAACTTGAACAGACAGTGTCCATGGCAACCACCACACAGCCACTGACCCAGCATCTTCATGTCACCTACAAGAAGGTGACACTGTAG
- the Thap4 gene encoding peroxynitrite isomerase THAP4 isoform X4 has protein sequence MEPPKMNPVVEPLSWMLGTWLSDPPGAGTFPTLQPFQYLEEVHISHVGQPMLNFSFNSFHPDTRKPMHRECGFIRLKPDTNKVAFISAQNTGVVEVEEGEVNGQELCIASHSIARISFAKEPHVEQITRKFRLNSEGKLEQTVSMATTTQPLTQHLHVTYKKVTL, from the exons ATGG AGCCTCCCAAGATGAACCCAGTGGTGGAGCCGCTGTCTTGGATGCTGGGGACCTGGCTGTCTGACCCTCCCGGAGCTGGGACCTTTCCCACCCTGCAGCCCTTCCAGTACCTGGAAGAGGTGCACATCTCCCATGTGGGCCAGCCCATGTTGAACTTCTC GTTCAACTCCTTCCACCCTGACACGCGCAAACCCATGCACAGAGAATGTGGCTTTATCCGCCTCAAGCCCGATACCAACAAGGTGGCCTTCATCAGCGCCCAGAACACAG GCgtcgtggaggtggaggagggtgaGGTGAATGGGCAGGAGCTGTGCATCGCATCCCACTCCATCGCCAGGATCTCCTTCGCCAAGGAGCCCCACGTGGAGCAG ATTACCCGAAAATTCAGGCTGAATTCTGAAGGCAAACTTGAACAGACAGTGTCCATGGCAACCACCACACAGCCACTGACCCAGCATCTTCATGTCACCTACAAGAAGGTGACACTGTAG
- the Thap4 gene encoding peroxynitrite isomerase THAP4 isoform X2 yields the protein MVICCAAVNCSNRQGKGEKRAVSFHRFPLKDSKRLIQWLKAVQRENWTPTKYSFLCSEHFTKDSFSKRLEDQHRLLKPTAVPSIFHLTEKKRGAAGHGRTRRKDASKASGAMRGRGSTAAGRGAVSTSPSSGGTLMAQPEPRKLKRATLQGEATPRTPPDPSIQEQAQQCLGKTPGDGPSATRAGSQGEEGACAEEARGQNAGATWAEGGGADRSGVSAEDFTPPGSGACRFIGSLHSYSFSSKHTRERPSVPREPIDRKRLKRDVEPSCSGSSLGPDKSVAQSPPRSSLTATPQKPSQSPSAPPTDVTPKPAAEAVQSQQSDASPMSINEVILSASGACKLIDSLHSYCFSARQSKSQVCCLREQVEKKNGELKSLRQRVSRSDSQVRKLREKLDQLRRASFPYLSGLLPPSREPPKMNPVVEPLSWMLGTWLSDPPGAGTFPTLQPFQYLEEVHISHVGQPMLNFSFNSFHPDTRKPMHRECGFIRLKPDTNKVAFISAQNTDYPKIQAEF from the exons ATGGTGATCTGCTGCGCGGCCGTGAACTGCTCCAACCGGCAGGGCAAGGGCGAAAAGCGCGCCGTCTCCTTCCACAG GTTCCCCCTAAAGGACTCAAAACGCCTGATCCAGTGGTTAAAAGCTGTTCAGAGGGAAAACTGGACCCCCACTAAGTATTCGTTCCTCTGTAGTGAACATTTCACCAAAGACAGCTTCTCCAAAAGGCTGGAGGACCAGCACCGCCTGCTCAAGCCCACAGCAGTGCCCTCCATCTTCCACCTGACTGAGAAGAAGAGGGGGGCTGCAGGCCATGGCCGGACTCGGAGAAAGGACGCCAGCAAGGCCTCGGGGGCCATGAGGGGCCGTGGGAGCACAGCCGCCGGGAGAGGGGCCGTGAGCACCTCTCCCTCCTCTGGTGGAACCCTGATGGCCCAGCCAGAGCCCCGCAAGCTGAAGCGAGCCACTCTGCAGGGTGAGGCCACACCCAGGACCCCCCCAGATCCCAGCATCCAGGAGCAGGCCCAGCAGTGTCTGGGGAAGACCCCAGGAGATGGACCATCGGCCACCAGGGCAGGCAGCCAGGGAGAAGAAGGAGCATGTGCGGAGGAAGCCAGGGGCCAGAATGCTGGCGCCACCTGGGCCGAGGGTGGCGGGGCAGACCGGAGCGGGGTGTCCGCAGAAGATTTCACTCCCCCAGGGTCTGGGGCCTGCAGGTTCATTGGCTCACTGCATTCCTACAGTTTCTCCTCCAAACACACTCGAGAGAGGCCTTCTGTTCCCCGAGAGCCCATTGACCGAAAGAGGCTGAAGAGAGACGTGGAGCCCAGTTGCAGCGGGAGTAGCCTGGGGCCGGACAAGAGTGTGGCCCAAAGCCCTCCGAGGTCCTCACTCACTGCCACGCCACAGAAGCCTTCCCAGAGCCCCTCTGCCCCGCCCACCGATGTCACCCCGAAGCCAGCTGCGGAGGCCGTGCAGAGCCAGCAGAGCGATGCCAGCCCCATGTCCATCAACGAGGTCATCTTGTCTGCATCGGGGGCCTGCAAGCTCATCGACTCGCTGCACTCCTACTGCTTCTCTGCCCGTCAGAGCAAGAGCCAGGTGTGCTGCCTGCGGGAGCAGGTGGAGAAGAAGAATGGCGAGCTCAAGAGCCTGCGGCAGAGGGTCAGCCGTTCCGACAGCCAGGTGCGCAAGCTGCGAGAGAAGCTGGACCAGCTCAGGAGAGCGAGCTTCCCCTACCTGAGCGGCCTGCTGCCCCCCAGCCGCG AGCCTCCCAAGATGAACCCAGTGGTGGAGCCGCTGTCTTGGATGCTGGGGACCTGGCTGTCTGACCCTCCCGGAGCTGGGACCTTTCCCACCCTGCAGCCCTTCCAGTACCTGGAAGAGGTGCACATCTCCCATGTGGGCCAGCCCATGTTGAACTTCTC GTTCAACTCCTTCCACCCTGACACGCGCAAACCCATGCACAGAGAATGTGGCTTTATCCGCCTCAAGCCCGATACCAACAAGGTGGCCTTCATCAGCGCCCAGAACACAG ATTACCCGAAAATTCAGGCTGAATTCTGA